In Lycium ferocissimum isolate CSIRO_LF1 chromosome 11, AGI_CSIRO_Lferr_CH_V1, whole genome shotgun sequence, a single genomic region encodes these proteins:
- the LOC132037126 gene encoding basic leucine zipper 61-like — MAHLPPRAPNMTQNWPDFSHHQKNIETTTTTISHHHNPSWVDEFLDFSSAKRGSHRRSISDSIAFLEAPMVEECRIRLSSSGTRTTSAEFERFDDEQLMSMFNDDIANNSIEHNSTNPSSPSDHNSINEDKKMNVSTHEQKQIQEQQQLKTEPEEVESSCKSDDEQNAADLNPTADNSSEKIVDPKRIKRILANRQSAQRSRVRKLQYISELERSVTTLQAEVSVLSPRVAFLDHQRLVLNVDNSVLKQRIAALAQDKIFKDAHQEALKREIERLREIYYQQNLKKMENDQPTKTRPAAADANGSEKKEQLVN; from the exons ATGGCACATTTACCTCCTAGAGCACCAAACATGACCCAAAATTGGCCTGATTTTTCACATCATCAAAAGAATATAGAAACAACAACCACCACCATCAGTCACCACCACAACCCGTCATGGGTAGACGAATTCCTCGACTTCTCATCCGCGAAACGAGGGTCTCATCGGAGATCTATAAGCGATTCCATCGCGTTTCTTGAAGCTCCTATGGTTGAAGAATGCCGAATAAGGTTGTCAAGTTCAGGAACAAGGACAACAAGTGCTGAATTCGAGAGATTTGAtgatgaacaacttatgtcaatGTTTAATGACGACATTGCGAATAATTCTATTGAACACAACTCCACCAATCCTTCGTCGCCTTCGGACCATAACAGCATTAATGAGGATAAGAAAATGAATGTGTCTACTCATGAGCAAAAGCAAATTCAGGAGCAACAGCAGCTTAAGACTGAACCTGAAGAAGTTGAAAGCTCATGCAAGTCTGATGATGAACAAAATGCTGCTGATCTGAATCCAACTGCTGATAATTCCAGCGAAAAAATCGTTGATCCGAAGAGAATCAAaag GATCTTGGCAAACAGACAATCGGCACAAAGGTCACGGGTGAGGAAATTACAGTACATATCGGAGCTAGAACGTAGCGTTACTACACTTCAA GCTGAAGTTTCAGTATTGTCACCAAGAGTTGCATTTCTGGACCACCAACGTCTGGTTCTAAATGTTGACAATAGTGTCCTCAAGCAAAGAATCGCAGCTCTTGCCCAAGATAAAATTTTTAAAGATG ctcATCAAGAAGCCTTGAAGAGAGAAATAGAGAGGCTGAGGGAAATTTATTACCAACAGAACCTAAAGAAGATGGAAAATGATCAGCCAACAAAGACACGACCAGCAGCTGCTGATGCTAATGGCTCTGAGAAGAAAGAACAGCTCGTCAACTGA